In Belonocnema kinseyi isolate 2016_QV_RU_SX_M_011 chromosome 4, B_treatae_v1, whole genome shotgun sequence, a single window of DNA contains:
- the LOC117171594 gene encoding uncharacterized protein LOC117171594, with product MRTTIALLLITSVVFFNSFVCVKATQDAGVKQDPPKKLPASHEEMATKEELSGVFYMKKRGGEIVPIKQKLLVWKKAGAIFAWSKNGKKRALFNESKKPIIIENGIKKPFNDDVSKRLGLRLKTKVFQQE from the exons ATGAGGACAACAATTGCTCTTCTGCTGATAACCTCAGtagttttctttaattcttttg TTTGCGTCAAAGCCACACAAGATGCCGGAGTTAAACAGGATCCACCGAAAAAATTACCTGCTTCTCATGAAGAGATGGCTACAAAGGAAGAGCTTAGTGGTGTCTTTTACATGAAAAAAAGAGGAGGTGAAATAGttccaataaaacaaaaattattagtgTGGAAGAAAGCCGGTGCGATCTTTGCATGGTCGAAGAATGGAAAAAAACGTGCATTGTTCAATGAAAGTAAAAAACcgattataatagaaaatgggaTCAAGAAGCCATTTAATGATGATGTATCTAAACGATTAGGCCTTAGACTTAAAACAAAAGTCTTCCAACAAGAATAA